ATATCGGGGGACTTTTCACATAAAACGGTCTACCCTTACTTACCATGATGTGATATATGTGACTCTCGAATCATACAGAGAGCACAGTACATGCATTTCACCAAGTGTAGCACCTCTATACCACCATCTTCCCTGATTAGCATCAACATTCACACCTGTTGTTTGAATACTTGTTCCAAAAATAGTAGTGGTAGTATCAGAAAGTGCAGTAATACCAAGTTTCACTGATGGCAATTTATCCAGATACTTTGTCACAAATGGTCCTGTTGTATTATTGAAAGTAGTTGTTGTCGCACCTTCAGCAACTTCAGTACCATCGTTATTTGCTAAATCTGAATAAGGATAAATGCCTTCTTGCTCACCATAGTAAATGGTGAGTGCAGAACGGATTGCTCCAAGTGAACCTTTGGTTGCACCCTCTTTTGACTTCCTGATGAGGTCTGCGAATTTAGGGATTGCGATTGCTGCCAATATACCTATAATAGCGACCACAATCATCAGTTCAATAAGGGTAAACCCTTTTTTTACCTTTTTCATTGTTTTTCACCCCCTTTTTCTTAATCACGAATACTCACGAATGTTATCCCGAATTATCCCGAATAAATCCGTGAATTGGTTTTCATCCCAATGACTATTGGGACTACATCGACCTAATATAATCATAACAAATTATTGTTATTTTGTCAAGTCCTTTTTTAAACATGCGAATTTTTTGCAAACAAGGGTCAGACATCGCGAATTATCGCGAATAAAAAGCTCGTCGGTAAATCTGATAGATTCCCACTTTTGTGGGAGTGACATTTCCATTATGTGATTTTTGACACACCCACTATTATCCACTATCTTCTATCTCTTATCTGTCTTTTTTTTATCCTGCTTTGCCAGCCAGGCCGCCTAACGAGAACATCGGCATAAACATCGCTATAACAATCGCACCAATCACAACACCCATTACGCAGATAACTATCGGTTCTATCATAGATGTAAGCCCTTTTACTGCGACATCTACTTCCTGGTCGTAAAAATCAGCAATTTTAGTAAGCATCGTATCAAGGTTTCCCGTCTCTTCACCGACTGAAATCATCTGGGTAACCATTGGTGGGAATACCTGTGATTTTTTTAGCGGGTCGGCTATTTTTTCACCTTCCCGGATTGACTCCTTTGCCTGCAAAATTGCCTTCTCTATAACCTTGTTGCCTGATGTCTGTGCTACAGTATCTAACGCCTGTAATATAGGCACACCTGATTTTACCAATGTGCCGAGCGTTCTTGTGAATTTGGCAACTGCTACTTTTCGTAAGAGTACCCCGAAAAGCGGCAGTTTCAGGAAATATGTATCCATCAGGAATTTACCTTTTTCGGTTTTATAGTACTGCATAATCCCAACA
This genomic interval from Elusimicrobiota bacterium contains the following:
- a CDS encoding prepilin-type N-terminal cleavage/methylation domain-containing protein, which produces MKKVKKGFTLIELMIVVAIIGILAAIAIPKFADLIRKSKEGATKGSLGAIRSALTIYYGEQEGIYPYSDLANNDGTEVAEGATTTTFNNTTGPFVTKYLDKLPSVKLGITALSDTTTTIFGTSIQTTGVNVDANQGRWWYRGATLGEMHVLCSLYDSRVTYITSW